Proteins from a single region of Halorubrum sp. 2020YC2:
- a CDS encoding class I SAM-dependent methyltransferase: MGFHTFDADQADRLERPDRYRWVSAEELVGPLAESGAEVVADLGSGTGFYTDDVAARVGTVYGVDIQPEMHDRYREKGTPANVELVASDVADLPFADGELDGAVSTMTYHEFASDAAIAEVARVVGSGGVVATFDWAGDGAGEQGPPVDERFAAAEAVAALEAAGFEVVSAATRTETFGVVARAP; the protein is encoded by the coding sequence ATGGGATTCCACACGTTCGACGCCGATCAGGCGGACCGACTGGAGCGCCCCGACCGCTACCGCTGGGTGTCCGCGGAGGAGCTGGTCGGTCCGCTGGCCGAGTCCGGCGCCGAGGTCGTGGCCGACCTCGGCAGCGGCACCGGGTTCTACACCGACGACGTGGCGGCCCGCGTCGGGACCGTCTACGGCGTCGACATCCAGCCCGAGATGCACGACCGGTACCGCGAGAAGGGGACGCCGGCGAACGTCGAACTCGTCGCGAGCGACGTCGCGGACCTCCCGTTCGCGGACGGCGAGCTCGACGGCGCCGTCTCCACGATGACCTACCACGAGTTCGCGAGCGACGCCGCGATAGCGGAGGTCGCGCGCGTCGTGGGGTCCGGGGGCGTCGTCGCGACGTTCGACTGGGCCGGCGACGGCGCCGGCGAGCAGGGGCCGCCCGTCGACGAGCGGTTCGCCGCCGCCGAGGCGGTCGCGGCGCTGGAGGCCGCGGGCTTCGAGGTCGTCTCGGCCGCCACCCGGACGGAGACGTTCGGCGTCGTCGCCCGGGCGCCGTAG
- a CDS encoding DoxX family protein translates to MSVRLRSAAVAAFALFATLAARPVAAHVDYVTEDPSDPLDAVGFVAEVLSDPFNAAIFAGSGLLGVAGLAVYLWIRPTIVDVVVLREKLAGYGDLVPWMLRLAVGLPLVGAGFQGYLFAPTLSFDTAASPLLRVLFIGLGFFVLFGLATRIVSVVGLVTYAWVLAAVDPLVVLAVEYVPVFVALAVLGGGRPSADDMLLEVASTPGSYYGRIDPVHHLKSFLDEATAPLRRYVPTVLRVGMGVSFVYLGLIQKLADPGSALLVVEKYDLTSVVPVDPGLWVVGAGVTEVAVGLALIAGFFTRGAAALSFVLFTTTLFGLPDDPVLAHVALFGLASAVFTLGSGPLSLDRLIGRPALDDEEPVAAAD, encoded by the coding sequence ATGTCCGTTCGTCTCCGGTCGGCCGCCGTCGCCGCGTTCGCCCTGTTCGCGACGCTCGCCGCGCGGCCGGTCGCGGCCCACGTCGACTACGTCACCGAGGACCCGAGCGACCCGCTCGACGCGGTCGGGTTCGTCGCGGAGGTGCTTTCGGACCCGTTCAACGCGGCGATTTTCGCCGGGTCAGGGCTGCTCGGAGTCGCCGGGCTGGCCGTCTACCTCTGGATACGTCCCACCATCGTCGACGTCGTGGTCCTACGCGAGAAGCTCGCCGGCTACGGCGACCTCGTCCCGTGGATGCTGCGGCTCGCCGTCGGGCTCCCCCTCGTCGGCGCGGGCTTCCAGGGGTACCTGTTCGCGCCGACGCTCTCGTTCGACACCGCCGCGAGCCCGCTCCTCCGAGTGCTCTTCATCGGGCTCGGCTTCTTCGTCCTCTTCGGGCTGGCGACGCGTATCGTCTCCGTCGTCGGACTGGTGACGTACGCGTGGGTGCTCGCCGCCGTCGACCCCCTCGTCGTCCTCGCGGTGGAGTACGTCCCGGTGTTCGTCGCGCTGGCGGTCCTCGGCGGGGGCCGGCCGAGCGCCGACGACATGCTCCTCGAGGTCGCGAGCACGCCGGGGTCGTACTACGGCCGGATCGACCCCGTCCACCACCTGAAGTCGTTCCTCGACGAGGCGACCGCCCCGCTGCGGCGCTACGTCCCGACGGTGCTCCGGGTCGGGATGGGCGTCTCGTTCGTCTACCTCGGACTGATCCAGAAGCTCGCTGACCCCGGCAGCGCGCTGCTCGTCGTCGAGAAGTACGACCTCACGTCGGTCGTCCCCGTCGATCCGGGACTGTGGGTCGTCGGCGCCGGCGTGACCGAGGTCGCCGTCGGCCTCGCGCTCATCGCGGGTTTTTTCACCCGCGGCGCGGCCGCGCTCTCGTTCGTCCTGTTCACGACGACGCTGTTCGGCCTCCCCGACGACCCCGTCCTCGCTCACGTGGCGCTGTTCGGCCTCGCGTCGGCCGTCTTCACGCTCGGGTCCGGCCCGCTCTCACTCGACCGGCTGATCGGTCGCCCCGCGCTCGACGACGAGGAGCCGGTCGCGGCGGCCGACTGA
- a CDS encoding glucose-6-phosphate isomerase, with the protein MRVDLGNALGTTPGLTTATLDRLDDRVAAAHERIAAGMADDEFGYAALNLPETADPDEIRAAVDGFDRPEAVLTVGIGGSALGAATLSEALDSDVDAYVLDNVDPDDTRRLLDGLPLEETVVNVVSKSGTTAETLANFLVVREAMTDAGVDWTERTLVTTGEEGNLRDLADRHDLPSLPVPDGVPGRFSVLSTVGLAVAAVQGHDVEAVLAGGRDGMDALSGSLYESPAYAYGAAAYALAERGALTNAVMPYAESLETFAEWFAQLWAESLGKDGLGQTPARALGATDQHSQLQLYRAGPPDKLVTLVRPTERAGVTIPETDLDGLAYLGGSSLGGLLDAEFEATEASLAAAGVPNVRVEIDRVDERALGELLFGMEAACVLYGELASVSTFTQPAVEWGKKAARGLLGGGDFAEAEAVAEKRELRID; encoded by the coding sequence ATGCGAGTGGACCTCGGCAACGCCCTCGGGACGACCCCGGGGCTGACGACGGCGACGCTGGACAGGCTCGACGACCGTGTCGCGGCCGCACACGAGCGGATCGCGGCCGGGATGGCGGACGACGAGTTCGGGTACGCCGCCCTGAACCTCCCGGAGACCGCGGACCCGGACGAGATCCGCGCCGCGGTCGACGGCTTCGACCGCCCCGAGGCGGTGCTGACGGTCGGTATCGGCGGGAGCGCGCTCGGCGCGGCGACGCTGTCGGAGGCCCTCGACAGCGACGTGGACGCGTACGTCCTCGACAACGTCGACCCCGACGACACGCGGCGGCTGCTCGACGGCCTCCCGCTCGAGGAGACGGTCGTCAACGTCGTCTCGAAGTCGGGGACGACCGCGGAGACGCTCGCGAACTTCCTCGTCGTCCGCGAGGCGATGACCGACGCGGGCGTCGACTGGACCGAACGCACCCTCGTCACGACGGGCGAAGAAGGGAATCTCCGCGACCTCGCGGACCGCCACGACCTGCCCTCGCTCCCGGTCCCCGACGGCGTTCCGGGGCGGTTCTCGGTGCTGTCGACGGTCGGCCTCGCGGTCGCCGCAGTTCAGGGCCACGACGTCGAGGCCGTCCTCGCGGGCGGCCGCGACGGGATGGACGCGCTCTCCGGGTCGCTGTACGAGTCGCCCGCCTACGCCTACGGGGCGGCGGCGTACGCGCTCGCGGAGCGCGGCGCGCTCACCAACGCCGTGATGCCGTACGCGGAGTCGTTAGAGACGTTCGCGGAGTGGTTCGCCCAGCTGTGGGCCGAGAGCCTCGGAAAGGACGGGCTGGGACAGACGCCGGCGCGCGCGCTCGGCGCGACCGACCAGCACTCTCAGCTCCAGTTGTACCGCGCCGGGCCGCCGGACAAGCTGGTGACGCTCGTGCGCCCGACCGAGCGCGCCGGAGTGACGATTCCGGAGACGGACCTCGACGGGCTGGCGTACCTCGGCGGCTCGTCGCTCGGCGGGCTGCTCGACGCCGAGTTCGAGGCGACGGAGGCGAGCCTCGCGGCCGCCGGCGTCCCCAACGTGCGCGTCGAGATCGACCGCGTCGACGAACGGGCGCTCGGGGAGCTCCTGTTCGGGATGGAGGCGGCCTGCGTGCTGTACGGCGAGCTGGCGAGCGTCTCGACGTTCACGCAGCCCGCCGTCGAGTGGGGGAAGAAGGCGGCTCGCGGGCTGCTCGGCGGCGGCGACTTCGCGGAGGCCGAGGCGGTCGCGGAGAAGCGCGAGCTGCGGATCGACTGA
- a CDS encoding CPBP family intramembrane glutamic endopeptidase produces MSDDPLAGVIGRRLFRVASALFAIVFAFLVAGAISAPGADLAASLGLVAEGSTGYQLTQTVLQFVGFVVAVAGYLAITDEWGLVRLSRPTAREAAIIVGGGIVLFGFQYGALFALDQVGLSTGQNQAVVPAGDPVVYYLAMIAVSLAVVGPVEELLFRGVVQGGIRRAFDAVPAVLVASLAFGLIHLPAVSGTPVERWAYVGVVVVLGSVLGALYEWTDNVLVPGLVHGIYNAVTYVVLLAQAI; encoded by the coding sequence ATGAGCGACGACCCCCTCGCGGGCGTGATCGGCCGGCGACTGTTCCGCGTCGCGAGCGCGCTGTTCGCGATCGTGTTCGCGTTCCTCGTCGCGGGCGCGATCTCCGCGCCGGGAGCGGACCTGGCCGCCTCCCTCGGGCTGGTGGCGGAGGGATCGACCGGCTACCAGCTGACCCAGACGGTGCTCCAGTTCGTCGGGTTCGTCGTCGCGGTCGCGGGGTACCTCGCGATCACGGACGAGTGGGGGCTCGTCCGCCTCTCGCGGCCGACCGCCCGCGAGGCGGCGATCATCGTCGGCGGCGGTATCGTCCTCTTCGGGTTCCAGTACGGCGCCCTGTTCGCGCTCGATCAGGTCGGGCTCTCGACCGGACAGAACCAGGCGGTCGTCCCCGCCGGCGACCCCGTGGTCTACTACCTCGCGATGATCGCGGTGTCGCTCGCGGTGGTCGGACCCGTAGAGGAACTGCTGTTCCGCGGCGTGGTTCAGGGCGGAATCCGGCGCGCGTTCGACGCCGTCCCCGCGGTGCTGGTCGCGAGCCTCGCGTTCGGCCTGATCCACCTCCCGGCGGTCTCCGGGACCCCGGTCGAGCGGTGGGCGTACGTCGGCGTCGTCGTCGTCCTCGGCTCGGTCCTCGGCGCGCTCTACGAGTGGACGGACAACGTGCTGGTGCCGGGGCTGGTCCACGGCATCTACAACGCGGTCACCTACGTCGTGCTGCTGGCGCAGGCGATCTGA
- a CDS encoding DNA double-strand break repair nuclease NurA, with protein MTLDPIHVENIAQLAYGIGGDVDATDHDDLAERVWHEWLPELRREGRVVVEALGDHERRRAAIDDIALAERPFETVHGLDSGTINPTTFKNGLVVDVAHAAMASSPTDLDLHRDRTIVATVHAGDSTAGFDSEWTRRDEGHTRQRVLHVPRVNRYAERVVHALALYLAEGTHALDHADRVDDLLVLDGPVYPKELFNWADRDPELGALAREAKPRAVIEKYVRLVERFVERDVPLAGFVKNPASGTAVRALARAGVESPWPDDTALFTRLLERREPDGGGTGGVTDGDPDADRGARLDDDLTFTTWFRSRGGADAPMAADGDALGVERELDPELYEPTFMIVYDPRTDVTYKLEAPYAFTRDAATRERLTRQVVAEVAATRGPPEPVSKADELARISATEKAALRRKFEERLGSDQQATYDDLRWGKETY; from the coding sequence GTGACGCTCGATCCGATCCACGTCGAGAACATCGCGCAACTCGCGTACGGCATCGGCGGCGACGTGGACGCGACCGACCACGACGACCTCGCGGAGCGCGTGTGGCACGAGTGGCTCCCCGAGCTTCGTCGCGAGGGCCGGGTCGTGGTCGAGGCGCTCGGGGACCACGAGCGCCGGCGGGCCGCCATCGACGACATCGCGCTCGCCGAGCGCCCGTTCGAGACGGTCCACGGCCTCGATTCGGGAACGATCAACCCGACGACGTTTAAAAACGGGCTCGTCGTCGACGTCGCGCACGCGGCGATGGCGAGTTCGCCCACGGATCTGGACCTCCACCGCGACCGGACCATCGTCGCCACCGTCCACGCGGGCGACTCGACCGCGGGCTTCGACAGCGAGTGGACCCGCCGCGACGAGGGGCACACCCGCCAGCGCGTGCTCCACGTCCCGCGGGTGAACCGCTACGCCGAGCGGGTCGTCCACGCGCTCGCCTTGTACCTCGCGGAGGGGACCCACGCGCTCGACCACGCGGACCGCGTCGACGACCTGCTCGTCCTCGACGGGCCCGTCTACCCAAAGGAGCTGTTCAACTGGGCCGACCGCGACCCCGAGCTCGGCGCGCTCGCCCGCGAGGCGAAGCCCCGCGCGGTGATCGAGAAGTACGTCCGCCTCGTCGAACGGTTCGTCGAGCGCGACGTGCCGCTGGCCGGCTTCGTCAAAAATCCCGCCAGCGGCACCGCCGTCCGGGCGCTTGCGCGCGCCGGCGTCGAGTCGCCGTGGCCCGACGACACCGCGCTGTTCACCCGGCTGCTGGAGCGGCGCGAGCCGGACGGGGGCGGTACCGGCGGAGTCACCGACGGCGACCCCGACGCCGACCGCGGCGCCCGCCTCGACGACGACCTCACGTTCACCACGTGGTTCCGCAGCCGCGGCGGCGCGGACGCGCCGATGGCCGCCGACGGCGACGCGCTCGGCGTCGAGCGCGAACTTGACCCGGAGCTGTACGAACCGACGTTCATGATCGTCTACGACCCCCGGACCGACGTGACCTACAAGCTGGAGGCGCCGTACGCGTTCACCCGCGACGCCGCGACCCGCGAGCGGCTCACCCGACAGGTCGTCGCGGAGGTGGCGGCGACGCGCGGCCCGCCGGAGCCGGTCTCGAAGGCGGACGAGCTTGCGCGCATCTCGGCCACCGAGAAGGCGGCGCTCCGCCGGAAGTTCGAGGAGCGGCTCGGCAGCGACCAGCAGGCGACGTACGACGACCTGCGGTGGGGCAAGGAGACGTACTGA
- a CDS encoding methyl-accepting chemotaxis protein has translation MVETATGVDAGGSGGLAESVREVIRYIPDGTSMPEEMWKPRHRNILIATVIQVPVLIAMGLYSGTESITGAQIPATPPWMLGGFVAVILGTAALANWSGLGRRQRTVLTAFSLMTVSMALVKLSGGYIEAHFSFFVFVGVLALYEDWLPFAVGVGYVAVGHGAFSIIDSSLVYNHAAAIENPVIWGGIHAFFVLALVGALMVNWYSIEKSREAAREQVELAERKQSEIQDVEAAKAKVEQRREEVERLNSHLEKKADDYSAAMDRAADGDLTVRLDAESESDAMAQIGAAFNGMMDDIDEAMGEVRSFARDVSTASENTVRGVETAADQSEVVSHSVEEIAEGADEQREMLRQVSDEMNDLSATIEEVASSTQTVVEVAEQTADIADDGEETAETAIDRVEESRESLDDAAETVQQLDDRMEDIGEIVDLIGDIAEQTNLLALNANIEAARAGGSGGGSDGFAVVADEVKQLAEETQDAATEIEELIGATQSQTEGTVKAVRSAEENIAAGADAVDDAADAFARVSENAAESGEGIREISRATDDQAASTEETVSMAEEVAEISQSTAEEADAVAEAADEQLTAMDEATTEAGSLAERAERLGSLVRDFDVTGDDVDPAAGPGQNVAVGDGGQPE, from the coding sequence ATGGTAGAGACTGCGACCGGGGTAGACGCAGGTGGATCGGGAGGGCTGGCGGAGAGCGTCCGGGAGGTGATCCGGTACATTCCGGACGGCACCTCTATGCCGGAGGAGATGTGGAAGCCGCGGCACCGGAACATCCTGATCGCTACCGTGATTCAGGTGCCGGTGCTGATCGCGATGGGGCTGTACAGCGGGACCGAGTCGATCACCGGGGCGCAGATCCCCGCGACGCCGCCGTGGATGCTCGGCGGGTTCGTCGCCGTCATTCTCGGCACCGCCGCGCTGGCGAACTGGTCGGGGCTCGGCCGTCGCCAGCGGACGGTGCTCACGGCGTTCAGCCTCATGACCGTCTCGATGGCGCTGGTGAAGCTGTCGGGCGGGTACATCGAGGCGCACTTCAGCTTCTTCGTGTTCGTCGGGGTGCTCGCGCTGTACGAGGACTGGCTCCCGTTCGCCGTCGGCGTCGGGTACGTGGCGGTCGGTCACGGGGCGTTCAGCATCATCGACTCGAGTCTCGTCTACAACCACGCCGCGGCGATCGAGAACCCGGTTATCTGGGGCGGCATTCACGCGTTCTTCGTCCTCGCGCTCGTCGGCGCGCTGATGGTCAACTGGTATTCGATCGAGAAGTCGCGCGAGGCGGCGCGCGAGCAGGTCGAACTGGCCGAGCGGAAGCAGTCGGAGATACAGGACGTCGAGGCGGCGAAGGCGAAGGTCGAACAGCGCCGCGAGGAGGTCGAGCGGCTGAACAGCCACCTAGAGAAGAAGGCGGACGACTACAGCGCCGCGATGGACCGGGCGGCCGACGGCGACCTGACCGTCCGGCTCGACGCGGAGAGCGAGAGCGACGCGATGGCGCAGATCGGCGCGGCGTTCAACGGCATGATGGACGACATCGACGAGGCGATGGGCGAGGTCCGCTCGTTCGCCCGGGACGTGTCGACCGCGAGCGAGAACACGGTCCGCGGCGTCGAGACCGCGGCCGACCAGAGCGAGGTCGTCAGCCATTCGGTCGAGGAGATCGCGGAGGGCGCGGACGAGCAGCGCGAGATGCTCCGGCAGGTGTCCGATGAAATGAACGACCTCTCCGCGACGATCGAGGAGGTCGCCTCCTCGACGCAGACCGTCGTCGAGGTCGCGGAGCAGACGGCCGACATCGCGGACGACGGAGAGGAGACCGCCGAGACCGCGATCGACCGCGTCGAGGAGTCCCGCGAGTCGCTTGACGACGCGGCCGAGACCGTCCAGCAGCTCGACGACCGGATGGAGGACATCGGGGAGATCGTCGACCTCATCGGGGACATCGCGGAGCAGACGAATCTGCTCGCCCTGAACGCGAACATCGAGGCCGCCCGCGCCGGCGGGAGCGGGGGCGGGAGCGACGGGTTCGCGGTCGTTGCCGACGAGGTGAAACAGCTCGCGGAGGAGACCCAAGACGCCGCCACGGAGATCGAGGAGCTGATCGGCGCCACGCAGTCGCAGACCGAGGGGACGGTGAAGGCGGTCCGGAGCGCCGAAGAGAACATCGCCGCGGGCGCCGACGCGGTCGACGACGCCGCGGACGCGTTCGCGCGAGTGTCGGAGAACGCCGCGGAGTCCGGTGAGGGGATCCGCGAGATCAGCCGCGCGACCGACGACCAGGCGGCCAGCACGGAGGAGACCGTCTCGATGGCCGAAGAGGTCGCGGAGATCAGTCAGTCGACTGCCGAGGAGGCCGACGCGGTCGCGGAGGCCGCGGACGAGCAGCTGACCGCGATGGACGAGGCGACGACCGAGGCCGGGTCGCTGGCCGAGCGCGCGGAGCGGCTCGGGTCGCTCGTCCGCGACTTCGACGTCACCGGCGACGACGTCGACCCCGCCGCGGGCCCCGGGCAGAACGTCGCGGTCGGTGACGGCGGGCAGCCCGAATAG
- a CDS encoding DUF2240 family protein yields MSLEVAVAAPFKARARDRLGQGEFVVALSLEREWFSPDQAKRLVDVAVGRGLLASDDGDLVPQFDPAEVTVPEGFTPDESVLREQSTFESALDAIVAAGVAKQRAVAAINERQRALAITIEAAAVLYAREQGAAVDRLAADVREELATEAEEATETGEATGADEPTDDPGAA; encoded by the coding sequence ATGAGTCTGGAGGTCGCCGTCGCCGCCCCGTTCAAGGCCCGGGCCCGGGACCGGCTCGGACAGGGGGAGTTCGTCGTCGCGCTATCCCTTGAGCGGGAGTGGTTCTCTCCCGACCAGGCGAAGCGGCTCGTCGACGTCGCGGTGGGTCGCGGGCTGTTGGCGTCCGACGACGGCGACCTCGTCCCGCAGTTCGACCCGGCCGAGGTGACCGTCCCCGAGGGGTTTACCCCGGACGAGTCGGTCCTCCGCGAGCAGTCCACCTTCGAGAGCGCGCTCGACGCCATCGTCGCCGCGGGCGTCGCAAAGCAGCGCGCGGTCGCCGCGATAAACGAGCGCCAGCGCGCGCTGGCGATCACCATCGAGGCCGCGGCGGTCCTCTACGCCCGCGAGCAGGGCGCCGCGGTCGACCGCCTCGCCGCCGACGTGCGCGAGGAACTCGCGACCGAGGCGGAAGAGGCGACCGAGACGGGGGAAGCGACCGGCGCGGACGAGCCGACCGACGACCCGGGGGCGGCCTGA
- a CDS encoding Na+/H+ antiporter NhaC family protein, whose product MARSFTPTAYDDLDPDRRPSLAAALVPVLAVVAFLGIGSAVLGLDPHPPLLWSIAFVGAFGLWLGYDWDDLFDGIANGLVMGLQAILIIFTIYGLIATWVSAGTIPSLMYYGLEFLSPTIFLPAAAVLAAVVAFAIGSSWTTVGTLGVAFVGIGAGLGVPAPMTVGAVLSGAYAGDKQSPLSDTTNLAAGVTNTDLYAHIRRMRTGTAIAFGLAVLGFAALGLRTSGDIPAGEIAAIQGGLTETYAITLVAFVPLVVTFGLALRGYAALPTLVAGVFAGAFTTILLQGTGFVAAWEIFMYGTAPESASTTVNELLATGGLTGSAWTITVVVAALSLGGILERTGVLAVIAHAFTSSVRSPGALVAGTGVSAIVINALTSQQYMSIVLPGVTLRNTYDEFGLDTDQLSRAVEAAGTPTGALFPWHAGAVYMAGVTGVPTLEYAPYYLFAFLSPLVLFAMAATGYTIDADPTPTDADPAEASAPTPGGDD is encoded by the coding sequence ATGGCACGCTCGTTCACGCCCACGGCGTACGACGACCTCGACCCGGACCGTCGCCCGAGCCTGGCGGCGGCGCTGGTCCCGGTCCTCGCCGTCGTGGCGTTCCTCGGTATCGGCTCGGCCGTCCTCGGTCTCGACCCGCACCCGCCGCTGCTCTGGAGTATCGCCTTCGTCGGCGCGTTCGGCCTGTGGCTCGGCTACGACTGGGACGACCTGTTCGACGGCATCGCGAACGGACTCGTGATGGGGTTACAGGCGATCCTCATCATCTTCACAATCTACGGGCTGATCGCCACGTGGGTCAGCGCCGGCACCATTCCGAGCCTGATGTACTACGGGCTGGAGTTCCTCTCGCCGACGATATTCCTCCCCGCGGCCGCGGTCCTCGCCGCGGTCGTCGCGTTCGCGATCGGCTCCTCGTGGACCACGGTCGGGACGCTCGGCGTCGCCTTCGTCGGCATCGGCGCCGGACTCGGCGTCCCCGCCCCGATGACGGTCGGCGCCGTCCTCTCCGGCGCGTACGCCGGCGACAAGCAGTCGCCGCTCTCCGACACCACGAACCTCGCGGCCGGCGTCACCAACACCGACCTGTACGCGCACATCCGCCGGATGCGGACCGGCACCGCGATCGCCTTCGGGCTGGCGGTCCTCGGCTTCGCCGCGCTCGGCCTGCGTACGAGCGGCGACATCCCGGCCGGCGAGATCGCGGCGATTCAGGGCGGACTCACCGAGACGTACGCGATCACCCTCGTCGCCTTCGTCCCGCTCGTCGTCACCTTCGGGCTGGCGCTGCGCGGCTACGCGGCGCTCCCGACGCTCGTCGCCGGCGTGTTCGCCGGCGCGTTCACGACGATCCTCCTCCAGGGGACCGGCTTCGTCGCCGCGTGGGAGATCTTCATGTACGGGACCGCGCCGGAGTCGGCCTCCACGACGGTGAACGAACTCCTCGCGACCGGGGGACTCACCGGCTCCGCGTGGACGATCACGGTCGTCGTCGCCGCGCTGTCGCTCGGCGGCATCTTGGAGCGCACCGGCGTCCTCGCGGTGATCGCTCACGCGTTCACCTCGTCCGTGCGGAGTCCGGGCGCGCTCGTCGCCGGGACCGGCGTCTCCGCGATCGTCATCAACGCGCTCACCTCCCAGCAGTACATGAGCATCGTCCTCCCGGGCGTCACGCTCCGGAACACCTACGACGAGTTCGGGCTGGACACCGATCAGCTCTCCCGGGCGGTGGAGGCCGCCGGGACTCCGACCGGCGCGCTGTTCCCGTGGCACGCGGGCGCCGTCTACATGGCTGGCGTTACCGGCGTGCCGACCCTGGAGTACGCGCCGTACTACCTGTTCGCATTCCTCTCGCCGCTCGTGCTCTTCGCCATGGCCGCGACCGGGTACACGATCGACGCCGACCCGACGCCGACCGACGCCGACCCGGCGGAGGCTTCCGCCCCGACCCCCGGCGGCGACGACTGA
- a CDS encoding SIMPL domain-containing protein, which yields MNRRLTALIGIAALVALAGCSGFAGTATPADGDEAQLERSIEVTAAGEATSAPDRATLRVAVTATGPDAEAVRDELDAGDEELRGALTEWGLGDDAIRTEQYDVRESYETRDDPNRTRYEGVHRYAVELDDVDAVGEVIDVAVDAGADEVQRIEFGLTEETEREVREEAIGKAMSNADADAAALANASGLEVSGVYEVSTSESGSQPYVAESYDAAAGGDAAGGASTSVETGDVSVRVSVNVVYEAVPA from the coding sequence ATGAACAGGCGACTGACGGCACTCATCGGTATCGCGGCGCTCGTCGCGCTGGCCGGCTGCTCCGGGTTCGCGGGCACCGCGACCCCGGCCGACGGCGACGAGGCGCAACTGGAACGGAGCATCGAGGTGACGGCCGCGGGCGAGGCGACGTCGGCGCCCGACCGCGCCACGCTCCGGGTCGCGGTGACGGCGACCGGCCCCGACGCCGAGGCCGTCCGCGACGAACTCGACGCCGGCGACGAGGAGCTCCGGGGGGCCCTGACGGAGTGGGGGCTCGGTGACGACGCGATCCGGACCGAGCAGTACGACGTCCGCGAGAGCTACGAGACCCGCGACGACCCGAACCGGACGCGCTACGAGGGCGTCCACCGGTACGCGGTCGAACTCGACGACGTCGACGCCGTCGGGGAGGTTATCGACGTCGCGGTCGACGCCGGGGCGGACGAGGTCCAGCGGATCGAGTTCGGACTGACCGAGGAGACCGAACGCGAGGTCCGCGAGGAGGCGATCGGGAAGGCCATGTCGAACGCCGACGCCGACGCGGCCGCGCTGGCCAACGCGAGCGGGCTGGAGGTCTCGGGCGTCTACGAGGTGTCGACGAGCGAGTCGGGGTCGCAGCCGTACGTGGCCGAGAGCTACGACGCGGCGGCCGGCGGCGACGCGGCCGGCGGCGCCTCGACCAGCGTCGAGACCGGCGACGTGAGCGTGCGCGTCTCGGTGAACGTCGTCTACGAAGCGGTTCCGGCCTGA